In one window of Pediococcus inopinatus DNA:
- a CDS encoding replication initiation protein, with amino-acid sequence MSNELVKYQPELNTIPLRKFSPVEMNLFFSIVSRMRDKGDQTVRFSFDQLKELSNYKPTANRRFIDDIKRTYDHLMDLRFGSQSKSGLSFERFVMFTKFKINGDVDEPYVDVEIYKDALPLLNNLESWVRYALIEFRDLKSSYAKTMFRLLKGYRTTGYAYFSKADFDELLDIPKTYRQGDINKKVIKPIKEELTPLFRGLTVRKKYGKRRGKPVIGYSFAWKPEKKDANDFSQGQLQDERQKLFNIQHNGELTEQEKWRAIDKVKGLTLGSTEKQALADKQAEHDKKIRDQARQEALAELLKGFGNHA; translated from the coding sequence TTGAGCAACGAACTAGTTAAATATCAACCGGAGTTAAATACAATTCCTCTGCGTAAATTTAGTCCTGTTGAGATGAATTTATTTTTTTCAATTGTGTCTAGAATGCGTGATAAGGGTGACCAAACCGTCCGCTTTAGCTTTGACCAGCTAAAAGAGTTAAGTAATTACAAACCCACAGCTAATCGGCGCTTTATCGACGATATTAAACGCACCTACGACCACTTGATGGACTTGCGTTTCGGTAGCCAAAGCAAAAGTGGGTTGTCGTTCGAAAGATTTGTCATGTTTACCAAATTTAAGATCAACGGTGACGTAGACGAGCCGTACGTTGACGTAGAAATCTACAAAGACGCTTTGCCCTTGCTGAACAATCTAGAGAGTTGGGTGCGGTATGCACTTATCGAGTTTCGCGACCTAAAAAGTAGCTATGCCAAAACCATGTTTCGATTACTCAAAGGCTATCGGACAACTGGATACGCCTACTTTTCCAAAGCAGATTTTGATGAGTTACTTGATATTCCAAAAACTTATCGGCAAGGCGACATTAACAAAAAAGTAATAAAACCAATCAAAGAAGAACTTACCCCCCTATTTCGTGGGCTAACTGTCCGCAAGAAATACGGTAAAAGGCGAGGAAAGCCTGTTATTGGCTATTCTTTTGCATGGAAACCCGAAAAGAAAGATGCCAATGATTTCTCACAAGGCCAATTACAAGATGAGCGTCAAAAGCTTTTTAATATTCAGCATAATGGTGAATTAACAGAGCAGGAAAAATGGCGCGCCATTGACAAGGTTAAGGGGTTAACTTTAGGCTCTACTGAGAAACAAGCATTGGCTGATAAACAGGCCGAGCACGATAAAAAAATAAGAGATCAAGCAAGACAAGAAGCACTTGCTGAACTCCTAAAGGGGTTTGGAAATCATGCCTAA
- a CDS encoding helix-turn-helix domain-containing protein, which produces MPKTIRELADELGVSKQRIQQIIAKLSASKTPNKEGNRYVLNAQDVKNIKDLMGFDNDKSSTSESTNRLVDYDVYLDVIDSIKEKDEQIKILLEVQKQTQNLLDQQQRLALQDKKILEEYKAEIKDLKALNMPPQDIKKRILLQKKQQTI; this is translated from the coding sequence ATGCCTAAAACTATTAGAGAACTTGCTGATGAATTGGGCGTTTCAAAGCAAAGAATTCAACAAATTATCGCCAAATTATCGGCAAGCAAAACACCAAATAAGGAAGGCAATAGATACGTTTTAAACGCCCAAGATGTCAAAAATATAAAGGATTTGATGGGTTTTGATAATGACAAGTCATCGACAAGTGAATCGACAAATAGACTTGTCGATTATGATGTTTACTTAGATGTGATAGATTCCATAAAAGAAAAAGATGAACAGATAAAAATTTTATTAGAAGTTCAAAAACAAACACAAAATCTTCTAGATCAGCAACAACGGTTAGCATTACAGGATAAAAAAATTTTAGAAGAATATAAGGCAGAGATCAAAGATTTAAAAGCATTAAATATGCCGCCACAAGATATAAAAAAGAGAATTCTTCTCCAAAAGAAACAACAGACTATATAA